The following coding sequences are from one Humulus lupulus chromosome X, drHumLupu1.1, whole genome shotgun sequence window:
- the LOC133806407 gene encoding uncharacterized protein LOC133806407, producing the protein MARPRTRSTAPIHYVSPNPPPIVDATSQPQPDGIDETLPRPTATEIHPLSSSVSHGYIPAMTRPSTVFSTDRPAQDDNNPYFLGTGDHPGLLPASLPLTNNNFQQWRRDFKISIGAKKKLAFLTVSLPPPAPTNPLFHSWHRCNQMVMSWALRSVSHDIKSRIMFLETASAMWSVLNNRFDQGSGPRIFELTETLIAFHQGDDSATFRAQILLIDPFPSLSKVFSMIIQEERQRKLASSHNPILIAASTSTNNLPSTNKKLRPTCSHCKKPGHLKDKCFFLHGFPPGYGNRRTNNDTHTNKDWRKPTDSLKAPPPQSLQVSGSSNDTGISTQATLTQQLISLLSQQLQQAAPSMESSQAAASNFSAHNNWVVHQMDINNAFLHGHLDETIYMKLPQGYSTKGELPPNAVCKLNKSLYGLKQPSRQWYAKLSHTLLEEGFKQSSSDHTLFIRNSSGFFLALLVYVDDIVITSNNEQAVIQDNKFKLKDLDPIHFFLILEIGHKKYGISVSQRPFTLQLFSNTGYLGSKAASTPMEPNLKLSKDCGVPVHDPNTYRRLIRKMIYLTITMPDISYAVNQLSQFLVDLRQPHLHAAHCLLHYLKATPGQGLFFPSSTNTTTVPQITAFADAEWGSCVDPRRSISGYCVFLGNALVSWKSKKQITVSRSSAGAEYRAMANTTPALLFCDNNAAIHI; encoded by the exons ATGGCTCGACCACGTACAAGGAGCACAGCTCCGATACACTATGTTTCCCCCAATCCACCTCCAATCGTCGATGCAACATCACAGCCACAACCAGACGGAATTGATGAAACTCTCCCACGTCCAACAGCAACAGAAATTCATCCATTGTCCTCTTCCGTCAGCCATGGCTATATTCCGGCAATGACTCGACCTTCAACCGTATTTTCTACAGATCGACCTGCCCAAGATGATAACAATCCTTATTTCTTAGGCACTGGAGATCACCCAGGGCTTCTTCCCGCTTCTCTTCCACTCACAAACAATAATTTTCAACAGTGGAGGCGTGATTTCAAGATTTCGATTGGGGCAAAGAAAAAATTAGCGTTCTTGACTGTTTCTCTCCCTCCACCAGCACCAACAAATCCTCTCTTTCACTCTTGGCACCGCTGTAATCAGATGGTAATGTCTTGGGCCTTACGTTCAGTTTCTCATGATATCAAAAGTCGCATTATGTTTCTTGAAACTGCTTCTGCAATGTGGTCTGTACTCAATAATCGGTTTGATCAAGGGAGTGGTCCAAGGATTTTTGAACTCACAGAAACCCTCATTGCTTTTCATCAAGGAGATGACTCGGCCACCT TTCGTGCACAAATCTTACTTATTGACCCTTTTCCGTCTCTGTCCAAAGTCTTTTCCATGATCATACAAGAGGAGCGCCAACGAAAACTTGCTTCCTCCCATAACCCCATTCTTATTGCAGCATCAACTTCTACAAACAATTTACCTTCCACAAACAAGAAGCTACGACCCACCTGTTCTCATTGCAAAAAACCAGGTCATTTGAAGGATAAATGCTTCTTCTTACACGGTTTTCCACCGGGGTATGGAAATCGTCGCACCAACAATGACACTCACACCAACAAAGATTGGAGAAAACCAACTGATTCTTTAAAAGCCCCTCCTCCTCAATCGTTGCAAGTCTCTGGCTCTTCAAATGACACCGGAATTTCTACTCAAGCAACACTCACTCAACAACTGATTTCTCTTCTAAGTCAGCAACTTCAACAAGCAGCTCCTTCCATGGAATCTTCACAAGCAGCTGCTTCTAATTTCTCTG CTCATAATAATTGGGTTGTGCATCAGATGGACATCAACAACGCCTTCCTCCATGGGCATCTTGATGAAACCATCTACATGAAACTTCCACAGGGATATTCCACTAAGGGGGAGCTACCACCTAACGCAGTATGCAAACTCAACAAGAGTCTTTATGGTCTCAAACAACCTTCCAGACAATGGTACGCCAAGCTCAGCCACACACTTCTTGAAGAAGGCTTCAAACAATCATCCTCCGACCACACACTCTTTATAAGAAATAGCTCAGGTTTTTTCTTAGCCCTTCtcgtgtatgtggatgatatagTTATAACTAGTAACAATGAACAAGCTGTTATTCaagataataaatttaaattaaaagatttggACCCTATTCATTTTTTCTTAATCCTTGAGATTGGTCATAAGAAATATGGAATTTCTGTATCACAAAGACCTTTCACTCTTCAATTGTTTTCTAATACAGGGTACTTAGGTTCAAAGGCTGCCTCCACCCCTATGGAACCAAACCTCAAACTCAGCAAGGATTGTGGTGTTCCTGTTCATGACCCCAATACTTATAGAAGGCTCATTAGAAAAATGATATACCTCACCATCACTATGCCTGACATTAGCTATGCAGTCAATCAACTCAGCCAATTCCTTGTTGATCTGAGACAACCTCACTTACATGCTGCACACTGCTTACTTCACTACCTAAAGGCAACACCAGGACAAGGACTTTTTTTTCCATCCTCTACTAACACTACAACAGTTCCTCAAATTACTGCCTTTGCTGATGCTGAGTGGGGTAGCTGTGTTGACCCTAGGAGATCCATCTCAGGCTATTGTGTCTTCTTAGGCAACGCACTAGTGTCTTGGAAGTCGAAGAAACAAATAACTGTGTCCCGTTCATCTGCTGGAGCAGAATATCGTGCCATGGCTAACACTACACCTGCTCTACTCTTTTGTGACAATAATGCAGCCATACATATTTAA